The nucleotide window TTCATGCGCGTGGCGAATTCGTATTACAAAAATTGTCTCATCATCTTCGATCCGATAAACGATTAGATGCGCTTTGAAGGGATGAATTCTAACGGGCGGATCAATCTCATCCCGTTCGCGCGCGATGCGCGGATTGACAGCTATCAGATCAAATAATGCGAAAAGTTCATCGTGGCATCGGTTTGCCTGGCCGGCCCCGAACATGCGGACACCTTGCTCGGCGATCGCAA belongs to Rhizobium indicum and includes:
- a CDS encoding type II toxin-antitoxin system RelE/ParE family toxin, giving the protein MSFKLSAEAEEDIIAIAEQGVRMFGAGQANRCHDELFALFDLIAVNPRIARERDEIDPPVRIHPFKAHLIVYRIEDDETIFVIRIRHAHEDWASESI